Within Staphylococcus sp. NRL 16/872, the genomic segment TACATTTTACATATAAATGCGCTTACTTTTAATAAATCTATCTAAAGGAGAGCTTAAATGTTTAAAAAAGCAACATATTCAATTGTATGTTTATCTATTATGGCAACTTCTATAGGTGCGTTTACTGCTAATGCAGCTGAACAAAGCGGAGGGAGTGAAAAAGGAACGATGGGATATGGATACCAAAAGTTTCTTGAAAAACACCCTAATCAACAAGATAATGCCACAAGTAATCGTTCTACCTTTTCCGGAAAGTCAAAAGTTGTCACAACTAATGCTGGTGAACGTGTCTTAGACATATCAGAGTGGCAAGGGAATTTAACTGATGATCAAGTTAAGCAATTAAAGCAGGATTATGATTTCATCATTATTAGAGGTCAATATGGCTCTGAATACGTTGATCAATGTTTAGCTAACAATTCATCACTACTAGATAAAAATAATATGAAATTTGGCGTATATTCGTACAGTATGTATGAAAATGCCGACGATGCACGCTATGAGGCTCAAATGCTTTATAATCGCGCACCTAAAGCATCATTCTATGTTAATGACTTTGAACAAAACACAGTGACTAATGGTGATGCAGATACGGCTACTCGAGCTTGGGCAGATGAAATACGTCAACTTGCTGGCAATAAAAAAATATTATTCTACTCATATGAAAATTTTATGACTAACAATGTACCTAATGCTGTAAGTGCTTATGATGGTTATTGGTTAGCAGCTTACCAAGCGCAAGAACCTACGAGAGAAAAGGTGCTATGGCAATACACTGATAGTTATTATGCTCCTGAATTAAATCAAAATGTTGATGCAAGTTATATAGATTCTAACGTCTCTTCAGACTGGTTTACTTCATAAAAATTATTTACGTTTATCACTTTATTTTTACGAACATTTGTTCTATAATACAGGTGAGGTGTAAAACATGCAATTAGATTTAGATTGGAACAAAGATTTCCAA encodes:
- a CDS encoding glycoside hydrolase family 25 protein, translating into MFKKATYSIVCLSIMATSIGAFTANAAEQSGGSEKGTMGYGYQKFLEKHPNQQDNATSNRSTFSGKSKVVTTNAGERVLDISEWQGNLTDDQVKQLKQDYDFIIIRGQYGSEYVDQCLANNSSLLDKNNMKFGVYSYSMYENADDARYEAQMLYNRAPKASFYVNDFEQNTVTNGDADTATRAWADEIRQLAGNKKILFYSYENFMTNNVPNAVSAYDGYWLAAYQAQEPTREKVLWQYTDSYYAPELNQNVDASYIDSNVSSDWFTS